One part of the Sorangiineae bacterium MSr11954 genome encodes these proteins:
- a CDS encoding metallophosphoesterase, producing the protein MHPYLPLEQSFQLALLVALFGGVFLRFLLRSSWRQRSIRIAYALVCAALLVAHGAWAVSGVNYAVSFWGMATASVGLLFVTAVVASLPAAALLRAVMAWALLRKKARGTPEDGVKLLPRRAVVTAVTALAPAAAAATVFRGFSEGQRPTAIRTVPVVFPKLHPDLEGFRILQLSDLHLGPAKQLADLELLFEQLDTSEHRPDLIVFTGDVADDVRQLGPALALAHQFRAAHGVLASLGNHEYIHDIRVTRPIYDRSPVPLLVDEGAELRVGDARLYVGGANDPVIIRADIHPFLEGSVERAMRGSPSDAFRLLLSHRPDAFDIAARRGIELTLSGHTHGGQIGANGKSAFEPLWPDGYLWGGYGRGGSRLYTTAGFGNWFPFRVGCPTEAPLIVLSSARGPLLSRRPRPRSSRSR; encoded by the coding sequence ATGCACCCGTACTTGCCGCTCGAGCAATCGTTCCAGCTCGCCCTCCTCGTCGCGCTGTTCGGCGGCGTCTTTCTTCGCTTCTTGCTTCGCTCTTCGTGGCGGCAGCGCAGCATTCGGATCGCCTATGCGCTCGTGTGCGCCGCGTTGCTGGTAGCGCACGGCGCGTGGGCGGTCTCCGGCGTAAACTACGCCGTTTCATTTTGGGGCATGGCCACGGCCTCGGTGGGGCTCCTCTTCGTCACGGCCGTGGTGGCGAGCCTCCCCGCGGCCGCTCTCCTGCGCGCCGTGATGGCGTGGGCCCTCCTCCGAAAGAAGGCGCGCGGGACCCCGGAGGACGGCGTGAAGCTCCTCCCGCGCCGCGCGGTGGTGACAGCGGTGACGGCGCTCGCCCCCGCGGCCGCCGCCGCCACCGTGTTTCGCGGCTTCTCCGAGGGACAGCGGCCCACCGCGATCCGCACCGTGCCCGTCGTCTTTCCAAAGCTCCACCCGGATCTGGAGGGCTTTCGCATCTTGCAGCTCAGCGACTTGCACCTCGGCCCGGCCAAGCAGCTCGCCGATCTCGAGCTCCTCTTCGAGCAGCTCGACACCTCCGAACACCGGCCCGACCTCATCGTGTTCACGGGCGACGTCGCCGACGATGTCCGCCAGCTCGGCCCGGCGCTCGCGCTCGCGCACCAGTTTCGCGCCGCCCACGGCGTGCTCGCGAGCCTGGGCAACCATGAATACATCCACGATATCCGCGTCACGCGGCCCATCTACGATCGCAGCCCGGTGCCCCTCTTGGTCGACGAAGGCGCCGAGCTTCGCGTGGGCGACGCGCGCCTCTATGTGGGCGGCGCGAACGATCCCGTGATCATCCGCGCGGACATCCACCCCTTTCTCGAGGGCTCCGTGGAGCGCGCGATGCGCGGTTCACCAAGCGACGCGTTCCGGCTCCTTTTGTCGCATCGGCCGGACGCGTTCGATATCGCCGCGCGCCGCGGGATCGAGCTGACATTGTCGGGCCACACCCACGGCGGCCAAATCGGCGCCAACGGCAAGAGCGCCTTCGAGCCGCTGTGGCCCGATGGCTACCTCTGGGGCGGGTACGGCCGCGGGGGCTCGCGCCTCTACACGACCGCGGGCTTCGGAAATTGGTTCCCGTTCCGGGTCGGATGCCCCACCGAGGCTCCCCTCATCGTGCTGTCGTCGGCGCGCGGCCCTTTGCTCTCGCGGCGCCCCCGACCTCGGTCATCACGAAGTCGATGA
- a CDS encoding HAMP domain-containing histidine kinase, with translation MNELLVLPRQRRRFSLRLRVMAAIVLVALAPSMLVFAWSLVDRQVPGRMWGTVRDAAEEAKRAIEEDAPASELSRVARARKVRLRILDENGAAVFDVDADSPGDAESRVESFVFGAKDGTTAREFDEQLGPMLVRPDVLEAKRAGWYVACDYLPLVLCQAIAISRTGASAGEGKTRIVHVQMSSWRAVQEVYVLRAHLLKLTMVILPLAIVLAFYMGRRVVRPIEQLRQQALAKAAAESPKGTLLPERHDEVGVLADAFNALLVALGKKRADNEAFVADLVHELKNPLAAVRAAADTLAESAIDPARAERLSRVLRDSTTKLDRLVTQFLELARAEAGMPNEERSEVELGALVTGLVESLRDDPRYTRVTFVSKEIEAGSPPARVRGVVHRLDALFRELLENAASFAGDGGHVGVVIGQTSGEVIVAVHDDGPGVAAGDLPRVFDRFFTTRGSRRGTGLGLSLVKAVAEAHGGQVTVRAAAGEGTTFEVRLPRLVR, from the coding sequence GTGAACGAGCTCTTGGTCCTGCCCCGCCAGCGGCGCCGCTTTTCGCTGCGTCTGCGGGTGATGGCCGCCATCGTGCTCGTGGCGCTGGCGCCGTCGATGCTCGTGTTCGCGTGGAGCCTGGTGGATCGCCAGGTGCCAGGGCGCATGTGGGGCACCGTTCGCGACGCGGCCGAGGAGGCGAAGCGGGCCATCGAGGAGGACGCGCCCGCCTCCGAGCTTTCGCGGGTGGCGCGCGCGCGCAAGGTGCGGCTCCGCATCTTGGACGAGAACGGCGCGGCGGTGTTCGACGTCGACGCCGACTCTCCGGGCGACGCCGAGAGCCGCGTGGAGTCGTTCGTCTTCGGCGCCAAGGACGGTACGACGGCGCGCGAGTTCGACGAGCAGCTGGGGCCGATGCTGGTGCGCCCCGATGTGCTCGAGGCCAAGCGCGCGGGCTGGTATGTGGCGTGCGACTATCTTCCGCTCGTTTTGTGCCAGGCGATCGCCATTTCGCGCACGGGTGCCTCGGCGGGGGAGGGAAAGACGCGGATCGTGCACGTGCAAATGAGCTCGTGGCGGGCGGTCCAGGAGGTGTACGTGCTTCGCGCGCACCTGCTGAAGCTCACCATGGTGATCCTGCCGCTGGCCATCGTGCTGGCGTTTTACATGGGGCGACGCGTGGTGCGCCCGATCGAGCAGCTGCGGCAGCAAGCGCTGGCCAAGGCGGCGGCGGAGAGCCCCAAGGGCACGCTCCTCCCGGAGCGGCACGACGAGGTGGGGGTGCTGGCCGACGCGTTCAACGCGCTGCTCGTGGCGCTGGGAAAGAAACGCGCCGACAACGAGGCGTTCGTGGCCGACTTGGTGCACGAGCTGAAAAATCCGCTGGCCGCCGTGCGTGCGGCCGCCGACACGTTGGCCGAGAGCGCGATCGATCCGGCGCGGGCCGAGCGTCTGTCGCGGGTGCTCCGGGATAGCACGACCAAGCTCGATCGCTTGGTGACGCAGTTCCTCGAGCTGGCGCGGGCGGAGGCGGGGATGCCCAACGAGGAGCGCTCCGAGGTCGAGCTGGGGGCGCTGGTGACGGGGCTGGTGGAGAGCTTGCGCGACGATCCGCGGTACACGCGGGTGACCTTCGTCTCGAAGGAGATCGAGGCGGGCTCGCCGCCCGCGCGGGTGCGGGGGGTGGTGCATCGGCTGGACGCGCTGTTTCGTGAGCTGCTCGAGAACGCCGCGTCGTTTGCGGGAGACGGCGGGCACGTGGGGGTCGTGATCGGGCAGACCAGCGGGGAGGTCATCGTGGCCGTTCACGACGATGGGCCCGGGGTTGCTGCGGGGGATTTGCCGCGCGTGTTCGACCGCTTCTTTACGACGCGGGGGAGCCGTCGTGGAACGGGGCTCGGGCTGTCGCTGGTCAAGGCGGTGGCGGAGGCGCACGGGGGCCAGGTCACCGTGCGTGCGGCGGCGGGGGAGGGGACGACGTTCGAGGTGCGGTTGCCGCGGTTGGTCCGGTAG
- a CDS encoding response regulator transcription factor, translated as MSRILLVDDDEALLEVLTMAFADAGHAVTTAIDGVDGLGAAARDRPDAIVSDVNMPRLDGFALCRKLRAQGDPVPILLLTSRDNEIDEALGLELGADDYIAKPFSTRILLARVTALLRRDALRRRDAPGPVARDAPGAVELRAGELVIDPERIEARFRGTSLALTLTEFRMLEAFARKPGIVLSRDRLLEIVRGDDSVVVERIIDTYVRRLRRKLEAIDPAFDAIETVVGAGYRFRAVRS; from the coding sequence ATGTCGCGCATCCTTTTGGTCGACGACGATGAAGCGCTGCTCGAGGTGCTCACCATGGCCTTCGCCGACGCCGGCCACGCGGTGACCACGGCGATCGACGGCGTGGATGGTCTCGGCGCCGCGGCGCGCGATCGGCCCGACGCCATCGTGAGCGACGTGAACATGCCGCGGCTCGATGGCTTTGCCCTGTGCCGCAAGCTTCGCGCGCAGGGCGATCCGGTGCCGATCCTCCTCTTGACCTCGCGCGACAATGAGATCGACGAGGCGCTCGGCCTCGAGCTGGGCGCCGACGACTACATCGCCAAGCCGTTCAGCACGCGCATCCTTCTGGCCCGCGTGACCGCGCTCTTGCGCCGCGATGCCCTGCGCCGAAGAGACGCGCCCGGCCCCGTTGCGCGCGACGCTCCGGGGGCGGTGGAGCTCCGCGCGGGCGAGCTGGTGATCGATCCGGAGCGGATCGAGGCCCGGTTTCGAGGCACCTCGCTGGCGTTGACCCTCACCGAGTTTCGGATGCTCGAGGCGTTCGCCCGAAAGCCGGGCATCGTGCTGTCGCGCGATCGGCTGCTCGAGATCGTGCGCGGGGATGATTCGGTGGTGGTGGAGCGCATCATCGACACGTACGTCCGGCGTCTGCGGCGCAAGCTGGAGGCGATCGATCCGGCGTTCGATGCCATCGAGACGGTGGTGGGCGCGGGCTACCGCTTTCGCGCCGTGCGCTCGTGA